One genomic segment of Paenibacillus xylanexedens includes these proteins:
- the rsmG gene encoding 16S rRNA (guanine(527)-N(7))-methyltransferase RsmG gives MDDIQQQLQRRLKKHGLELGELQLEQFELYYQELVSWNEKMNLTGITDREQVYTKHFYDSVSLAFYTDMTKVNKLADIGSGAGFPGLPLKICFPHIKLTIIDSLNKRIGFLQHVVDILGLTDVELVHGRAEEIARKEGYRDSYDLVTARAVAKLAVLNEFCLPFVRKSGIFAAMKGGDPREEMKEAEFSFNQLKGRVKAVHPFQLPVEESERHIILIQKFDKTPYKYPRKPGTPMKTPLI, from the coding sequence ATGGACGATATTCAACAGCAACTGCAGCGGCGGTTAAAGAAACATGGATTAGAGCTGGGCGAACTCCAGTTGGAGCAATTCGAACTGTATTATCAGGAACTGGTATCCTGGAATGAAAAGATGAATCTGACGGGCATAACGGATCGGGAGCAAGTGTATACCAAGCATTTCTATGATTCGGTATCGCTGGCCTTTTATACAGACATGACCAAAGTGAATAAGCTTGCTGACATTGGATCTGGAGCGGGTTTTCCTGGATTGCCACTGAAAATCTGTTTCCCGCACATTAAGCTGACGATCATTGATTCATTAAATAAACGGATTGGCTTCCTACAGCATGTGGTAGATATCCTTGGCCTGACAGACGTGGAGTTGGTCCATGGACGTGCTGAAGAGATTGCACGCAAAGAAGGGTATCGTGACAGCTACGATCTCGTTACGGCGCGTGCAGTAGCCAAGCTGGCTGTGCTGAATGAATTCTGTCTTCCTTTTGTTCGTAAAAGTGGAATATTCGCTGCCATGAAGGGCGGAGACCCGCGTGAAGAAATGAAGGAAGCGGAGTTCAGCTTCAATCAGCTGAAAGGAAGGGTTAAGGCCGTTCATCCTTTCCAGCTGCCGGTTGAAGAATCAGAGCGTCATATCATTCTGATTCAGAAATTTGATAAGACACCATATAAGTATCCGCGCAAACCAGGCACTCCAATGAAGACTCCGCTGATATAG
- the mnmG gene encoding tRNA uridine-5-carboxymethylaminomethyl(34) synthesis enzyme MnmG, with product MAFDGGSYDVIVVGAGHAGVESALAAARMGSKTLMITINLDMVAFMPCNPSIGGPAKGHVVREIDALGGEMGRNIDKTFIQMRMLNTGKGPAVHALRAQADKFSYQHKMKETMENERNLTMRQGMVDSLIVEDGKCVGVVTQTGTEYRAKAVVLTTGTYLRGKVIMGELMYESGPNNQQPSLKLSENLRELGFDLVRFKTGTPPRVHKDTIDFSKTEIQPGDDKPKFFSYETESSDNEQLPCWLTYTSVDTHQIINDNLHRAPMFSGLIEGTGPRYCPSIEDKIVRFSDKPKHQIFLEPEGKNTSEYYVQGLSTSMPEDVQLAMLRSIPGMEKVEMMRNGYAIEYDAIVPTQLWPSLETKRLPGLFTAGQINGTSGYEEAAGQGVMAGINAALKVQGKEPVILDRSQGYIGVLIDDLVTKGTNEPYRLLTSRAEYRLLLRHDNADMRLTEIGHDIGLIPEERYAKFLDKKAKVEQEVARLKVAKARPVEVNAKLEEYGSTPIQDGSTLLTLLRRPELGYELIEQLSPSEVELTADMKEQVEIQIKYAGYIEKQLIHVERLQKMEKKKIPDTIVYDEIHGLAMEAKQKLATIRPISIGQASRIAGVTPADISILLVYLEHYNRVTAARGQ from the coding sequence ATGGCTTTTGATGGCGGCAGTTATGATGTAATCGTCGTTGGTGCAGGGCATGCTGGTGTGGAATCCGCGCTGGCCGCAGCTCGTATGGGGTCCAAAACACTAATGATTACGATCAATCTGGATATGGTGGCTTTTATGCCTTGTAACCCATCTATTGGGGGACCGGCTAAAGGACATGTTGTCCGTGAGATTGATGCACTTGGTGGAGAAATGGGACGGAATATCGATAAAACCTTTATTCAGATGCGGATGCTTAACACGGGTAAAGGGCCTGCTGTTCACGCGCTTCGTGCTCAGGCAGATAAATTCTCCTACCAGCATAAAATGAAGGAAACAATGGAGAATGAACGTAATCTGACGATGCGTCAGGGTATGGTTGATTCACTGATCGTTGAAGACGGAAAATGTGTAGGCGTTGTGACTCAGACCGGAACAGAGTATCGGGCCAAAGCGGTCGTTCTGACAACAGGCACATACTTGCGCGGTAAAGTGATCATGGGTGAGTTGATGTATGAGAGTGGACCGAACAATCAACAACCCTCTCTTAAATTGTCAGAGAATCTGCGTGAACTGGGCTTTGATCTGGTTCGTTTCAAAACGGGTACACCACCACGTGTGCATAAGGATACGATTGATTTTAGCAAAACCGAAATTCAGCCTGGCGATGACAAGCCGAAGTTCTTTTCCTATGAAACAGAATCTTCCGATAATGAGCAGTTGCCTTGCTGGTTGACGTATACATCTGTGGATACACATCAGATTATTAATGATAATCTGCATCGTGCTCCGATGTTCTCGGGTCTTATTGAAGGAACCGGACCACGTTATTGCCCTTCCATTGAAGATAAAATTGTTCGTTTCAGCGACAAGCCGAAACATCAGATATTCCTTGAGCCGGAAGGCAAGAACACATCCGAGTATTACGTACAGGGGTTGTCTACGAGTATGCCAGAAGACGTCCAACTGGCTATGCTGCGTTCAATTCCAGGTATGGAAAAAGTGGAAATGATGCGTAATGGTTATGCGATTGAATACGATGCGATAGTGCCTACACAATTGTGGCCTTCACTGGAAACTAAACGTCTACCAGGTCTGTTTACGGCGGGTCAGATTAATGGTACCTCCGGTTATGAAGAAGCAGCAGGACAAGGTGTTATGGCTGGAATCAACGCTGCACTCAAAGTACAGGGGAAAGAGCCGGTAATACTGGATCGTTCCCAAGGTTATATTGGCGTGCTGATTGATGATCTGGTGACAAAGGGTACAAATGAACCGTATCGTCTGTTGACTTCACGCGCTGAGTATCGTCTGTTGCTTCGCCATGATAATGCAGATATGCGTTTGACGGAAATCGGACATGACATTGGCCTGATCCCTGAAGAGCGTTATGCGAAATTCCTGGATAAAAAGGCGAAAGTCGAGCAGGAAGTTGCACGTCTGAAAGTGGCTAAAGCTCGCCCAGTTGAAGTAAATGCCAAGCTGGAAGAGTACGGATCTACACCTATTCAGGATGGCAGTACGTTGCTTACCTTGCTGCGCCGCCCGGAGCTGGGGTATGAACTGATTGAACAGCTCTCACCATCTGAGGTAGAACTGACAGCAGATATGAAAGAACAAGTGGAAATACAAATTAAATATGCGGGTTATATTGAGAAACAATTGATCCACGTGGAACGTTTGCAAAAGATGGAGAAAAAGAAAATTCCGGACACCATCGTATATGATGAGATTCATGGTCTTGCTATGGAAGCCAAACAGAAGCTCGCTACGATCCGTCCAATCTCGATTGGTCAGGCTTCTCGTATTGCTGGAGTTACTCCTGCCGACATCTCCATTCTGCTGGTCTACCTGGAGCATTATAACCGTGTAACCGCAGCAAGGGGACAATAA
- the mnmE gene encoding tRNA uridine-5-carboxymethylaminomethyl(34) synthesis GTPase MnmE, which yields MISDTITAISTAVGEAGIAVIRVSGPEAVSETEKIFRSKTPLTQAASHTVHYGHIIDPVNGEKIEEVLVTVMRAPRSFTTEDVVEISAHGGVVSVKRVMDLLLQLDIRLAEPGEFTKRAFLNGRIDLSQAEGVMDLIRSKSDRAFSVALKQVEGKLSSKLRDLRYTLVETLAHIEVNIDYPEHDVESLTSDFIKEKSSQVMTEIDKLLTTAEQGKILREGITTAIVGRPNVGKSSLMNTLAQDNRAIVTDIPGTTRDVIEEFITINNIPLKLLDTAGIRETMDVVEKIGVERSRSAVSEADLILMVVNAAEPLHPDEIELLEQIRGRQSIIIMNKMDLTPQVERDVLLRYIPEERLVPMSVKDDLGVDRLEDAISTLFFSGKLESADLTYVSNVRHIALLKKAKQSLVDAYEAAEQFIPIDMIQIDVRLAWEHLGEIVGDTAHDALIDQIFSQFCLGK from the coding sequence ATGATCAGTGATACGATCACAGCGATATCAACGGCTGTCGGAGAGGCGGGTATTGCCGTGATCCGGGTCAGCGGCCCGGAAGCAGTGTCGGAGACGGAAAAGATTTTTCGCAGCAAAACCCCTTTAACTCAGGCAGCATCTCACACGGTTCATTATGGTCATATCATAGATCCCGTTAATGGGGAAAAGATTGAGGAAGTATTGGTTACGGTCATGCGAGCACCACGCTCGTTCACAACAGAAGATGTGGTGGAGATCAGTGCGCATGGCGGTGTAGTGTCTGTTAAACGGGTCATGGACCTGTTGTTGCAGCTTGATATTCGTCTGGCTGAACCCGGTGAGTTCACGAAGCGTGCTTTCCTTAATGGGCGGATTGACCTGTCTCAGGCGGAAGGTGTCATGGATCTTATTCGTTCCAAGTCGGACCGAGCTTTCTCGGTTGCGCTGAAACAGGTTGAAGGCAAGCTGTCCTCCAAATTGCGTGATCTACGATATACACTGGTGGAAACACTGGCACATATTGAAGTGAATATCGATTATCCCGAGCATGATGTGGAATCGTTAACGTCTGATTTTATTAAAGAAAAGTCCAGTCAGGTTATGACTGAAATTGATAAATTGCTGACTACAGCAGAGCAAGGAAAGATCCTGCGAGAAGGTATCACGACGGCTATCGTTGGACGACCTAACGTAGGTAAATCCTCATTGATGAACACACTCGCTCAAGATAATCGGGCTATCGTCACGGACATTCCAGGAACAACTCGTGATGTGATCGAGGAGTTCATTACGATCAATAATATCCCGCTCAAGTTGCTTGATACGGCAGGAATACGGGAAACGATGGACGTTGTAGAGAAGATCGGGGTAGAACGCTCTCGCTCTGCGGTAAGTGAAGCCGATCTGATCTTGATGGTTGTGAATGCTGCGGAGCCACTTCATCCCGATGAGATTGAATTATTGGAACAAATCCGCGGTAGACAATCGATAATCATTATGAATAAAATGGACTTAACGCCACAGGTAGAACGTGACGTGCTGCTTCGTTACATTCCGGAAGAACGGCTTGTACCGATGTCGGTGAAAGATGATCTGGGTGTGGATCGACTGGAAGATGCCATCTCTACGCTATTCTTCAGTGGTAAACTGGAGTCCGCAGATCTGACCTATGTCAGTAATGTGCGTCATATTGCTTTGCTCAAAAAAGCGAAGCAGTCTCTGGTTGATGCCTATGAAGCAGCAGAGCAGTTCATTCCGATCGATATGATACAGATTGATGTTCGTTTGGCGTGGGAGCATTTGGGCGAGATTGTTGGAGATACAGCACATGATGCATTAATTGATCAGATTTTCTCCCAGTTCTGTCTAGGAAAGTAA
- the jag gene encoding RNA-binding cell elongation regulator Jag/EloR, which translates to MTKVITSGKTVEDAVNQGLTELGVSRDKVEIQVLEQPSKGFLGLFGVRAAKVEVKLLPVPEVVPQPIKPAAYKSEVDALLEDVAAKNPYEEAAAFLKEVAAGMGLDVEVHIKKQRDGHIFNIAGEDLGMIIGRRGQTLDALQYLTNIVANRYSESFVRIVLDAENFRQRRRKTLEDLAERLAGQAIRTGKEVVLEPMPPLERKVIHAKLQNHPQIKTLSKGEEPNRRVVITTK; encoded by the coding sequence ATGACCAAAGTCATTACGTCAGGAAAAACCGTTGAAGATGCTGTAAACCAAGGATTGACCGAGCTTGGCGTAAGTCGGGACAAGGTCGAGATACAAGTGTTAGAGCAGCCGTCAAAAGGATTCCTGGGTTTGTTCGGGGTGAGGGCGGCCAAAGTTGAAGTGAAATTATTGCCTGTACCGGAAGTTGTTCCACAGCCGATCAAACCAGCTGCATACAAATCTGAAGTAGATGCATTACTCGAGGATGTTGCAGCTAAAAATCCCTATGAAGAAGCGGCTGCTTTCTTGAAAGAGGTCGCAGCAGGTATGGGACTGGATGTTGAAGTGCATATCAAAAAACAGCGGGATGGACATATCTTCAATATTGCCGGCGAAGATCTGGGCATGATTATTGGCAGACGTGGACAGACGCTGGATGCGCTTCAGTATCTAACGAACATTGTAGCGAACCGATATTCGGAAAGCTTCGTTCGAATTGTGCTCGACGCGGAGAATTTCCGTCAACGTCGGCGGAAGACACTGGAGGATCTGGCTGAACGGTTGGCTGGACAAGCAATCCGTACCGGTAAGGAAGTTGTACTGGAACCAATGCCTCCGCTCGAACGAAAAGTCATCCATGCAAAACTGCAAAATCACCCGCAGATTAAGACGTTAAGTAAGGGCGAGGAGCCTAATCGGCGTGTGGTTATTACGACGAAATAA
- a CDS encoding YidC/Oxa1 family membrane protein insertase, whose amino-acid sequence MSRLKTSKGKWILLIAVIAMVTVLAGCTPQGTVGVTTEDLKNSESFWKSNVVYWFSLALDEFANWFNGEYGLSVLLMVLIVRTLILPLTMKQVRSSKAMQAIQPQLKEIQAKYKDTPEKVQQETMKLFQENKVNPMAGCLPLLIQMPIYIALYSSINGNSSLRTHDFLWLQLGSPDHLFILPVLAAITTFIQTWMMMRMNPAQQVGPMQFMLWVYPILIFVMSYQFPSALPLYWFYSNIYTIVQNYFLYRNNDKIVAEVNVKQNSSSKNGAKRKNGGKATVSGKGSKGAKKSK is encoded by the coding sequence GTGTCGCGATTGAAGACATCAAAAGGGAAGTGGATTCTCCTCATTGCAGTCATTGCAATGGTCACCGTACTAGCCGGTTGTACTCCACAAGGGACAGTTGGAGTCACCACGGAAGATCTAAAGAACAGTGAGTCGTTCTGGAAAAGTAATGTCGTTTATTGGTTTTCCTTAGCACTTGACGAATTTGCAAATTGGTTCAATGGTGAATACGGTCTCTCAGTTCTTCTAATGGTTTTAATTGTAAGAACATTAATCTTACCGTTAACTATGAAGCAGGTACGGAGTTCCAAGGCGATGCAGGCTATCCAGCCGCAACTGAAGGAGATCCAAGCCAAGTATAAAGATACACCTGAGAAGGTTCAGCAAGAAACAATGAAGTTGTTTCAGGAGAACAAAGTTAATCCGATGGCGGGTTGTCTGCCACTTCTGATCCAGATGCCGATTTACATTGCACTTTATAGTTCAATTAATGGAAACTCCAGTCTGAGAACACATGATTTCTTGTGGCTCCAGCTCGGATCACCCGATCACCTGTTTATTTTGCCAGTGCTGGCTGCCATCACAACATTCATTCAAACATGGATGATGATGCGTATGAACCCTGCACAGCAAGTGGGTCCGATGCAGTTTATGCTGTGGGTGTACCCGATTTTGATCTTCGTGATGTCTTATCAGTTCCCGTCAGCACTTCCGCTGTACTGGTTCTACAGTAACATCTACACGATCGTGCAAAACTATTTCCTTTACCGGAATAATGATAAAATCGTGGCTGAGGTCAACGTGAAGCAGAATAGCTCTTCCAAAAATGGAGCTAAACGCAAAAACGGTGGCAAAGCGACCGTATCTGGAAAAGGGTCGAAAGGGGCCAAAAAATCGAAATGA
- the rnpA gene encoding ribonuclease P protein component — protein sequence MYKRLRLRNRADFSRVYRYGKSFANHQFVVYGCRRKDTEQFRVGVSCSKKIGNAVVRNRMRRMIKEIVRHHEHEIVTQMDLIFIVRKGALDMPYKEMEKSLLHAMRKGSLLKSSKR from the coding sequence GTGTATAAAAGACTGCGTCTACGAAACCGGGCGGACTTTAGCCGTGTATACCGGTATGGGAAATCGTTTGCCAATCATCAATTCGTGGTGTATGGCTGTCGCCGTAAAGATACGGAACAATTTCGGGTTGGCGTATCATGCAGCAAGAAAATCGGAAACGCTGTCGTACGCAACCGGATGAGACGCATGATCAAGGAAATTGTTCGTCATCATGAGCATGAAATTGTCACGCAGATGGATCTGATTTTTATCGTCAGAAAAGGTGCACTGGACATGCCCTATAAGGAAATGGAAAAAAGCCTGCTACATGCGATGCGAAAGGGCTCTCTTTTGAAGTCGAGCAAGCGGTAA
- the rpmH gene encoding 50S ribosomal protein L34 codes for MRPTFKPNVSKRKKVHGFRKRMSTSNGRKILAARRLKGRKNLSA; via the coding sequence TTGAGACCTACATTCAAACCGAACGTTAGCAAACGTAAAAAAGTTCATGGTTTCCGGAAAAGAATGAGCACGAGCAACGGCCGTAAAATTCTGGCTGCACGTCGCCTTAAAGGCCGTAAAAACCTGAGTGCTTAA
- a CDS encoding GntR family transcriptional regulator, translating to MLFPSSWLQGASRGEAIACELRLRIISGTLRPGEILSENRIAADFDSSRSPVREALRTLSNEGLIRLERMGVVVIGLRIKDVEELYDVRFLIESFVQQRLAGDVPESLITQLRNVIDKMQLAGRHQDAVEFAYQDLVFHETIIEAAQHSRISHLWKSIRYVVMTVMLLTTRRVFVQGEQKVSAVIEKHRLLVEALESGDKMLIQAGVRTYFQDSGKTLHESFDS from the coding sequence ATGTTATTTCCTTCTTCCTGGCTTCAAGGGGCTTCCCGTGGTGAAGCCATTGCCTGCGAATTAAGGCTGCGGATCATCAGCGGTACCCTACGACCTGGAGAGATTTTGTCGGAAAACCGAATTGCGGCTGATTTTGACAGCAGTCGTTCACCTGTCCGTGAAGCGTTACGAACATTGTCCAATGAAGGACTTATTCGACTTGAACGTATGGGTGTCGTTGTCATTGGACTACGAATCAAGGATGTCGAAGAATTGTATGATGTCCGTTTCCTGATTGAAAGTTTTGTGCAGCAACGACTTGCTGGTGATGTCCCAGAATCATTAATCACCCAGTTGCGTAACGTGATCGACAAAATGCAACTTGCTGGACGGCATCAGGACGCCGTCGAATTCGCCTATCAGGATCTCGTTTTCCACGAGACCATCATTGAAGCTGCTCAGCATTCCCGTATTTCACATCTATGGAAGAGTATTCGATATGTTGTGATGACCGTTATGCTGCTTACAACGCGCAGAGTATTTGTTCAAGGTGAGCAGAAAGTAAGCGCTGTAATTGAGAAACACCGTTTGCTCGTTGAAGCACTTGAATCAGGTGACAAGATGCTCATTCAGGCTGGAGTCCGCACGTATTTCCAAGATTCTGGCAAAACCCTGCACGAAAGCTTTGATTCCTAA
- a CDS encoding gluconate:H+ symporter translates to MSTLFGLSHNATLLVWTLIAIVFLIVLISKYKWNPFITLLLSALMLGLLTGMKPADVISSITGGLGGTLGTIAIVIALGTMLGKMMAESGGAERIATTLVDRFGVKRVHWAMMIVGFIVGIPVFFEVGVILMIPIIFTVARKTNMSLLQIGIPILAGLSTVHGLVPPHPAPMIAIEAFSADLGKTILYSLIVGIPTAIIAGPLFGKFIGKRIHTEPPAELAEQFATKTNSNMPGFGITLFTILLPVILMLIGSIASIIDPNATSGFTVFSEFIGHEIIALLISVVFALFSLGFARGFTKHDISRFTSECLAPTATIILIIGGGGAFKQVLINSGVGNAIAEVATHANINVILFAWLVAGLIRVATGSATVAMTTAAGIVAPVLALTPGANIELVVLATGAGSLILSHVNDAGFWMIKEFFNMSVSQTLKTWTVMETLLSVVGLIFILLLSTVV, encoded by the coding sequence ATGAGCACTCTTTTTGGACTATCCCACAACGCAACATTATTGGTTTGGACGTTAATTGCGATCGTTTTTCTGATCGTTTTGATCTCCAAGTATAAATGGAATCCCTTTATCACCCTGCTGTTGTCCGCATTAATGCTCGGTTTGCTTACAGGTATGAAACCTGCCGATGTAATCTCTTCCATTACCGGGGGACTTGGCGGCACACTTGGAACCATCGCAATTGTTATTGCGCTCGGTACAATGCTTGGTAAGATGATGGCCGAATCTGGCGGTGCCGAGCGCATTGCAACTACATTGGTTGATCGGTTCGGTGTGAAACGTGTGCACTGGGCCATGATGATTGTTGGATTTATCGTTGGTATTCCCGTTTTCTTCGAAGTTGGCGTGATTTTGATGATCCCCATCATTTTCACCGTTGCACGTAAAACCAACATGTCTTTGCTGCAGATTGGTATTCCCATTTTGGCGGGTCTGTCGACTGTACACGGTTTGGTTCCACCCCATCCAGCGCCAATGATAGCAATTGAAGCCTTCAGCGCGGATCTGGGTAAAACCATTTTGTACTCTCTTATTGTTGGTATTCCTACAGCGATTATTGCAGGTCCCTTGTTTGGTAAATTTATTGGCAAAAGAATACACACCGAACCGCCAGCAGAACTGGCTGAACAATTCGCAACCAAAACAAACAGCAACATGCCTGGGTTTGGTATTACCCTGTTTACCATATTGCTGCCGGTTATTTTGATGCTGATTGGTTCCATAGCAAGCATCATTGACCCAAATGCTACGAGCGGTTTCACCGTTTTTAGTGAATTTATCGGTCATGAGATCATTGCTTTGCTCATTTCAGTTGTATTTGCCCTCTTTTCACTCGGCTTTGCACGTGGATTCACCAAACACGATATTTCCCGTTTCACCAGTGAATGTCTGGCGCCTACGGCGACCATCATTCTCATTATTGGCGGAGGCGGTGCCTTCAAACAGGTATTGATCAATAGTGGTGTAGGTAACGCCATTGCTGAAGTCGCTACCCATGCCAACATCAACGTGATCCTGTTTGCCTGGCTTGTCGCTGGGCTCATTCGTGTAGCTACCGGTTCAGCAACCGTAGCCATGACAACAGCCGCCGGTATTGTCGCTCCAGTGCTTGCACTCACACCAGGGGCCAATATTGAGCTGGTTGTACTCGCCACAGGTGCGGGGTCACTCATCTTGTCTCATGTAAACGATGCAGGATTCTGGATGATCAAAGAATTCTTCAATATGAGCGTTTCCCAGACATTGAAAACGTGGACCGTTATGGAAACACTATTATCTGTAGTGGGACTGATCTTTATTTTGCTCCTGAGTACAGTGGTATAA
- the gntK gene encoding gluconokinase yields the protein MNNYMIGIDIGTTSTKSVLFTEQGSVVSTSTQEYPLYTPAPDVAEQDPEEIVQAALRSVRGVMDQSGVAAEQILFVSCSSAMHSVIAMGQDNKPLTRCITWADNRSAAWSAKLQENGLGHRIYLRTGTPIHPMSPLTKLMWLRHDEPELFESTAKFISIKEYLFFRLFGQYVVDHSIASCTGLLNLEQLDWDAEALEVAGITPDHLSKLVPTTHILEGMNHESAEKMALSPSTPFVIGASDGVLSNLGVNAIEPGVVAATIGTSGAIRTVVDRPVTDPKGRTFCYALTENLWVIGGPVNNGGMLFRWVRDEFAASEVETAKRLGINSYDVLTKIAERVRPGSEGLLFHPYLSGERAPLWNPDARGSFFGLTLHHQKEHMIRAVLEGVIFNLYTVLLAMEEQIGQPTSIQATGGFARSPLWRQMMSDIFNQEVVVPESFESSCLGAVVLGLYATGRIQSLHAVSSMVGTTHRHTPVKENAVLYQELLPIFIRISRKLEEEYADIAEFQRKMSLPRL from the coding sequence ATGAACAACTATATGATTGGGATCGATATTGGTACCACCAGTACCAAATCCGTATTATTTACCGAGCAAGGCTCTGTCGTCAGTACCTCAACGCAGGAATATCCTTTGTATACCCCAGCACCCGATGTTGCCGAGCAGGACCCTGAAGAGATTGTACAAGCGGCCCTCCGCTCTGTACGAGGAGTCATGGATCAGAGTGGTGTTGCTGCCGAGCAGATCCTGTTTGTATCCTGCAGCTCGGCTATGCATAGTGTCATTGCCATGGGACAGGATAATAAACCCTTAACCCGTTGCATCACCTGGGCGGATAATCGAAGTGCAGCTTGGTCTGCCAAGCTGCAAGAGAATGGATTGGGCCATCGCATTTATCTGCGCACAGGTACACCGATCCATCCCATGTCACCGCTGACCAAATTAATGTGGCTGCGTCACGATGAACCTGAACTTTTTGAGAGTACCGCCAAATTTATTTCGATTAAAGAATATCTGTTCTTCCGTCTATTCGGACAATATGTCGTCGACCATTCCATCGCTTCCTGCACAGGTTTGCTCAATCTGGAACAACTGGACTGGGACGCAGAGGCCCTTGAGGTTGCAGGCATTACACCCGACCATCTCTCGAAGCTTGTACCTACAACACATATATTAGAAGGAATGAATCACGAATCGGCTGAAAAAATGGCTCTCTCCCCCTCTACGCCCTTTGTTATTGGCGCAAGTGATGGGGTTTTATCCAATCTCGGCGTAAATGCCATTGAACCTGGTGTTGTCGCAGCAACCATCGGAACCAGCGGGGCCATTCGCACTGTCGTGGACCGTCCGGTTACCGATCCCAAAGGTCGAACCTTCTGTTATGCCCTCACAGAGAATCTTTGGGTCATTGGTGGACCTGTGAATAACGGTGGCATGCTGTTTCGTTGGGTGCGGGATGAATTCGCCGCGTCTGAAGTGGAGACAGCGAAACGACTTGGCATCAATTCCTATGATGTACTGACCAAAATTGCCGAACGTGTCCGGCCGGGATCGGAAGGGCTTCTGTTCCATCCGTACCTTTCGGGCGAACGTGCCCCTTTATGGAATCCGGATGCCCGTGGCTCCTTTTTTGGCTTAACACTCCATCACCAGAAAGAGCATATGATTCGTGCTGTCCTGGAAGGGGTTATTTTCAACCTATATACGGTACTGCTCGCCATGGAAGAACAGATTGGGCAACCTACCTCCATTCAAGCCACAGGTGGATTTGCACGCTCTCCTCTCTGGCGCCAGATGATGTCTGATATCTTCAATCAGGAAGTGGTTGTACCCGAGAGCTTCGAAAGTTCCTGTTTGGGTGCCGTCGTGCTTGGTTTGTACGCTACAGGGCGGATCCAATCGCTTCATGCCGTTTCTTCCATGGTCGGTACAACGCATCGGCATACCCCTGTCAAAGAGAATGCTGTACTTTACCAGGAGCTGCTGCCCATCTTTATTCGGATCTCTCGCAAACTGGAAGAGGAATACGCAGATATCGCTGAATTCCAGCGTAAGATGTCCCTTCCCCGTCTCTAA